The Kaustia mangrovi genome has a segment encoding these proteins:
- a CDS encoding transporter substrate-binding domain-containing protein: protein MVRIVSRGGLLAAIAGVLCTVGAQAAEMPPLPDQIEQQGVVQVGVKCDYPPDGYLDASGKPVGIEVEMARELAEYAFGSRDKVELTCVTSSNRVPSLVGSKVDLLIATMGVTPARAEVVDFTRPYAWSASSVLVPADSDIQSMKDLDGKTVGLVKGAWQISWFDENMPGVEQMRLDSVSDVLQAMMQGRAVAYAHDFPVQLGLATKNDRLRMLDDRYKIGTRAAAARKGETDWVAYVNAALDRMAETGRFEEWIRKYEDDPGLIEAKLKLWDVSQMPKAAE, encoded by the coding sequence ATGGTGAGGATAGTGAGTAGAGGCGGTCTCTTGGCCGCCATTGCGGGGGTGTTGTGCACCGTGGGCGCGCAGGCCGCGGAGATGCCGCCGCTGCCCGACCAGATCGAGCAGCAGGGCGTCGTCCAGGTCGGGGTGAAGTGCGACTACCCGCCCGACGGCTATCTCGACGCCAGCGGCAAGCCGGTCGGCATCGAGGTGGAGATGGCGCGCGAGCTCGCCGAATACGCCTTCGGCAGCCGCGACAAGGTGGAGCTGACCTGCGTGACGAGCTCCAACCGCGTCCCGTCCCTCGTCGGCAGCAAGGTCGACCTGCTGATCGCCACCATGGGCGTGACACCGGCGCGCGCCGAGGTCGTCGATTTCACCCGGCCCTATGCCTGGAGCGCGTCGAGCGTCCTCGTCCCGGCCGACAGCGATATCCAGTCCATGAAGGATCTCGACGGCAAGACGGTCGGACTCGTCAAGGGCGCGTGGCAGATTTCGTGGTTCGACGAGAACATGCCGGGCGTGGAGCAGATGCGCCTCGACTCCGTGTCCGACGTATTGCAGGCCATGATGCAGGGGCGTGCGGTCGCCTATGCGCATGACTTCCCCGTCCAGCTCGGGCTTGCCACCAAGAACGACCGGCTGCGCATGCTCGACGACCGCTACAAGATCGGCACGCGCGCGGCGGCAGCGCGCAAGGGCGAGACGGACTGGGTCGCCTATGTGAATGCCGCCCTGGACCGCATGGCGGAGACGGGTCGGTTCGAGGAGTGGATCCGCAAATATGAGGACGATCCGGGCCTCATCGAGGCCAAGCTGAAGCTCTGGGACGTCTCCCAGATGCCCAAGGCGGCCGAGTAG